The following are encoded in a window of Ictalurus punctatus breed USDA103 chromosome 13, Coco_2.0, whole genome shotgun sequence genomic DNA:
- the ank3b gene encoding ankyrin-3 isoform X3 → MDHSEFSFFFFLALHHSTHLYHHESIVLLSSMIQAPLTNFFPSGLSVSQPFLLIFCWILICMFKETVERSTTRTLPAGYPHKPVFSTRSYQAWSAAPATIPGQTKCGLGSLSSSPSNTPSASPLKSVWSITSASPLKSTLGTTNASPVKSVSDIASPIRTYRSLSSPIKTVVQQGQYPSPVSSGLMSSSFKTGTDPVSIKGLAASLSSRPNSVPPSGSILDRTFTTMTPPESPKSVANLYTSALSLRSTLTSASTVATPTFKTLTSLSSMKTSPDRGTVSNGTVLSSLSSPAGPTVVSADTVLLNGSVSPVKYPSYSSISPRLLSDGSSSLQERIQATTQAAASSVSAAFCEAEKTLIGYSTSSYDTIKSMTSPLRSNMSNSVYSSYRAPGPSGTPLSTNAMTVPVFSLVNVLPEPQEKKISDTTSPQTTTHTPSFTPRSKPSKPQLFIPSAAFKSATASQMSSNQDILRDVADMKEGLIKMTAILQTDAANVSKTYQSQATMAKMEDEEPFSLVEKVKEDLVKVSEILSKDVLSETKVCTKDKASEDEWEEFSKDEIEEAQQSVLKSHPTFESTLPVRPQSVQDKDLNLAKVVDYLMNDIGASSLSKIAGEKSKYNEMKEGEEKQKRTFKSEHKLKMPPPGMRTSPSEKDLCKLSDSYSGTDAILESPDDFSHDQDKSPLSDSGFETRSEKTPSAPQSAESTGPKPLFSDVPIPPVITETRTEVVHVIRSYEHPEETCEPLLEEAAALQTPACIEPESAAGSIKDKVKAFQMKVSSEDDSVMSKSMCLKEETHITTTTRMVYHKPQLKEAGSDRIEETMSVRDIMKAFQSGRDPSKELAGLFEHKASKDSIKGDELTPRFLDKDTKPKVERIIEVHIEKGNTTDPTEVIIRETKKHPEYVCKGRSLKEFSNRVEGDFGALQEDELFTAEETVPSFLETSRYSTSVSQEEESRPGSAQLIADDSYKAFKLLSQQSIEYHDDELSELRGESYRFAEKMLLSEKLDASQSDTEDSVINQGNGVTPELGAEGFYGPKKESVFRSARDTSDNYFHKDQYDKLTVLHYTTEPGSPKHTVRMRFTQDRQDRNREKLIYEDRVDQTVKEAEEKLSEVSQFFRDKTEKLNDELQSPEKKPPMRDFRETRSGPSSVCSSPQKTKQKTEMSSEEWDKGKQKLFGSMNERKSTSLPSSPERRMQSCLNEDKSKQENSAWQSKPGDISPPVQVKTSTVSSVRLKFETELQNQDKSMPSTQSKPPVKKLQESKLPVYQFFAGSKASKVDSTEEGTPLNKAAESDKSKVTYGQSSSFSKFGIASCSSENLSDASKIRTSESGKEQIRNAVKDASGIDKQSTISVDLRGQHFKNDLLVKEIQSDLTSKKNHVDSDDTQMKTLKKKITESQIPVRMSSGHPDADQAKKAVVKQLEKSASHIPTLAKTRVQGRSEQSRDPSSGNYSDTSAVEKVTTVTTRESFKGLKTLPVYVSVQVGKQGEKDLAGGANGSFRKIVGSESRTIYTVKQRQPTSPQGSPDDDTLEQISFLDSSGKSPMTPETPSSEEVSYDLTSRNPECFMAFIPGSSSPIAEVSEESEDSEQDKAFTFKEPAPEKLLDTKPANRNQDTGQTSKDKRVAYIEFPPPPPLDTDSSQTEKKGSSPSLEIDTDMMEVNLQEEHDKHLLAEPIIRVQPPSPVPPGANDSDSSEDESVFQPIPVKKYTFKIDEQDHEKESKLKKHDRNGNNREPGINGNGKAEDNDYEQNGNDQSITDCSIATTAEFSHDTDATEIDSLDGYDFQDEDDEHDVKSFGFSSENRKDIWASESMLRPSDRSFSQSKLEVIEEESPTEEYKKAKPKSDPSVKKAENGKDNEKDKKQSNEEGLPDTYFSYKLEEEFNTPFKTVATKGLDFDPWSSKGGDDEVVDARIKDDEPKPFGLAIDEKSQATTPDTTPARTPTDESTPTSEPNPFPFHEGKMFEMTRSGAIDMSKRDFVEERLQFFQIGPQSPCERTDLRMAIVADHLGLSWTELAREMDFSVDEINHIRVENPNSLTAQSFMLLKKWVSRDGKNATTDALTAALTKINRMDIVTLLEGPIFDYGYHDISLELQSPSDLSYEPPTPLRLDDFFSEDGSVVSPSRTLIRPSELSLATTSRDALSPNAAPPTVVAEDSSIGGRGSCSRGGGSTEDDLEVHDSDEVSRHPEVFAESALREQEVPPNGACGARKCGRSGFEEDEEEEMTQEKSPFKGIILEEGSENEEISRERVQANLSQVQKTDKEMSSIAGLQEGASSVSKEISSSVLHTDTQMQQERSQKPTSTPPVLQAEKQNGEHPELQAGSLLEAQEPPRKMKGKGSRDSEKMDRITPDDTTAGPSTMDQETAEPKAKQGADRDNESSSDEEHTVTTRVYRRRVILKGDQAKNIPGESVTEEQFTDEEGNIVTRKVIRKVVRRVPGKDEKGKKKRGRRSRQAARADRPAEEGEEEEVPSMSAECLSENSEVGEGDKKKEGRQRGKKGQS, encoded by the exons ATGGATCACagtgaattttctttttttttttttttggctcttcATCATTCAACTCATTTATACCACCATGAAAGTATTGTTCTTCTTTCTTCTATGATACAAGCACCACTGAccaattttttcccctctggtctctctgtttctcaaccatttttgttgattttttgttgGATTTTAATTTGTATGTTTAAAGAAACAGTTGAGCGAAGTACAACAAGAACACTGCCTGCTGGTTACCCTCACAAACCTGTCTTTTCAACAAGATCTTACCAGGCATGGTCGGCTGCTCCTGCTACCATCCCTGGGCAAACAAAATGTGGATTGGGTTCCCTCTCCAGCTCACCTTCCAACACGCCATCTGCTTCGCCATTAAAGTCAGTCTGGTCAATAACCTCAGCTTCTCCACTCAAGTCCACCCTGGGAACCACCAATGCATCTCCTGTAAAGTCTGTTAGCGACATAGCGTCACCAATTAGAACATACAGATCTCTCTCTTCACCTATAAAAACTGTTGTTCAGCAAGGCCAATACCCTTCTCCAGTTTCTAGTGGTCTCATGTCTTCATCTTTTAAAACCGGCACAGATCCTGTGTCAATCAAGGGACTTGCTGCTTCATTGTCTTCAAGACCTAACTCGGTACCACCATCTGGTTCCATACTTGATAGAACATTCACCACAATGACCCCCCCTGAATCTCCAAAGTCAGTTGCAAATTTGTATACTTCAGCTTTGTCACTCCGATCGACTCTTACTTCCGCATCTACCGTAGCAACACCCACGTTTAAAACCTTAACAAGTCTGTCGTCTATGAAAACATCTCCAGATCGAGGTACAGTCTCCAATGGGACAGTTCTCTCATCGCTTTCTTCACCAGCTGGGCCTACTGTTGTCTCTGCTGACACAGTCCTTCTTAATGGATCTGTGTCACCAGTCAAATACCCCTCTTATTCTTCTATATCACCCCGTCTACTCTCAGACGGATCTAGCAGTTTGCAGGAGAGGATACAAGCTACAACACAAGCAGCTGCTTCCAGTGTTAGTGCAGCTTTTTGTGAGGCTGAAAAAACTCTGATAGGCTATTCTACATCAAGCTATGACACAATAAAATCCATGACATCTCCTCTGAGATCAAATATGTCAAATTCAGTGTATAGTTCCTATAGAGCCCCTGGTCCTTCCGGTACCCCACTATCAACTAATGCTATGACCGTTCCAGTTTTCTCGCTAGTGAACGTTCTTCCCGAGCCTCAAGAAAAAAAGATATCAGACACAACTTCACCTCAGACAACCACTCATACACCATCATTTACTCCCAGATCTAAACCCTCAAAACCCCAACTCTTTATCCCTTCAGCAGCATTTAAATCAGCCACTGCCTCGCAAATGTCATCAAATCAAGATATTTTACGGGACGTGGCAGACATGAAAGAGGGTCTTATAAAAATGACTGCCATATTGCAAACTGATGCCGCTAATGTATCGAAGACGTATCAGTCCCAGGCTACCATGGCTAAAATGGAAGATGAGGAACCTTTCAGTTTAGTCGAGAAAGTTAAAGAAGATCTTGTGAAAGTTAGTGAAATCCTCTCGAAGGATGTCCTGAGTGAGACAAAAGTCTGCACTAAGGACAAAGCATCTGAGGATGAGTGGGAAGAGTTCTCTAAAGACGAAATAGAGGAGGCTCAACAGAGTGTCCTGAAATCCCATCCCACATTTGAATCCACCCTCCCGGTTAGACCACAGTCAGTGCAAGACAAGGACCTGAATTTAGCCAAGGTGGTTGACTACTTAATGAATGACATTGGTGCTAGTTCACTTTCGAAAATTGCTGGTGAAAAGAGCAAATACAATGAAATGAAGGAGGGGGAGGAAAAACAGAAACGTACATTCAAATCTGAGCATAAACTCAAAATGCCACCTCCAGGCATGCGCACCTCTCCTTCAGAGAAAGATTTATGCAAATTATCCGATTCGTACAGTGGTACAGATGCAATTTTGGAATCCCCTGATGACTTTTCCCATGATCAGGATAAAAGCCCACTCTCAGACAGTGGGTTTGAAACCCGAAGTGAAAAGACTCCTTCGGCTCCTCAAAGTGCAGAGAGCACAGGACCCAAACCTCTCTTTTCAGATGTCCCTATTCCCCCAGTCATAACAGAAACCAGAACAGAGGTCGTTCATGTCATCAGAAGCTACGAACATCCCGAAGAGACCTGCGAGCCCCTACTGGAAGAAGCTGccgcattgcagacgcctgccTGCATCGAACCGGAGTCAGCTGCTGGCTCGATCAAAGACAAAGTAAAGGCCTTCCAGATGAAAGTCAGTTCTGAAGATGATTCTGTAATGAGCAAAAGTATGTGTCTGAAAGAGGAAACTCATATAACCACCACAACTAGAATGGTCTACCACAAACCCCAGTTAAAAGAGGCAGGCTCTGACAGAATCGAAGAAACCATGTCAGTTCGAGACATAATGAAAGCTTTCCAGTCAGGAAGAGACCCTTCCAAAGAACTGGCTGGGCTATTTGAACACAAGGCTAGTAAGGATTCGATCAAAGGAGATGAATTAACACCACGATTCCTTGACAAGGACACAAAACCCAAAGTTGAAAGAATAATCGAGGTTCATATAGAAAAGGGCAACACAACAGACCCAACAGAGGTAATAatcagagagacaaagaaacaccCTGAGTATGTATGCAAAGGCCGTAGTCTGAAGGAATTTTCGAACAGGGTAGAGGGTGATTTCGGGGCTCTGCAAGAAGACGAACTGTTTACTGCTGAGGAAACAGTGCCCTCTTTCTTAGAAACCTCTAGATACAGTACGTCTGTTTCTCAAGAGGAGGAGAGTCGACCCGGTTCTGCTCAGCTCATTGCTGATGACTCATATAAAGCTTTTAAACTCCTAAGCCAGCAGTCCATTGAATATCATGACGACGAATTGTCCGAGCTGAGGGGAGAGTCGTATAGATTTGCCGAGAAAATGCTTCTTTCTGAAAAATTAGACGCGTCACAGTCCGATACAGAGGATTCAGTCATTAACCAGGGAAACGGTGTCACTCCTGAATTAGGAGCAGAAGGATTTTATGGCCCCAAAAAAGAATCGGTTTTCAGGTCAGCAAGGGACACATCTGACAATTATTTCCATAAAGATCAGTATGATAAACTGACTGTGTTGCACTATACAACAGAACCTGGCAGCCCCAAACATACAGTCAGGATGCGTTTCACCCAAGATAGGCaagacagaaatagagagaaacTTATATATGAAGATCGTGTCGACCAAACTGTTAAAGAGGCCGAAGAAAAACTAAGTGAAGTTTCACAGTTTTTTagagacaaaacagaaaagctAAACGATGAGCTTCAATCCCCTGAGAAAAAGCCTCCCATGAGAGACTTCAGAGAGACAAGGTCAGGCCCAAGCTCAGTGTGCAGTAGTCCTCAGAAAACAAAGCAGAAAACTGAGATGAGCtctgaggaatgggataagggGAAGCAGAAATTGTTTGGTAgcatgaatgaaagaaaaagcacTAGTTTGCCAAGCAGCCCAGAGAGGCGTATGCAGTCATGCTTAAATGAGGACAAATCAAAACAGGAAAACAGTGCTTGGCAGTCAAAGCCAGGTGATATCTCTCCCCCGGTTCAAGTTAAGACTTCCACAGTGAGCTCTGTTAGGCTCAAATTCGAAACAGAGCTCCAAAATCAAGATAAAAGTATGCCAAGTACACAATCAAAACCACCTGTGAAAAAACTCCAGGAAAGTAAGTTACCCGTGTATCAATTTTTTGCTGGCTCAAAGGCTTCGAAGGTAGATTCCACAGAGGAAGGAACGCCTCTGAACAAAGCCGCAGAGAGTGATAAAAGTAAAGTGACCTACGGGCAAAGTTCATCTTTTAGTAAATTTGGCATTGCGTCGTGTTCATCAGAAAACCTTAGCGACGCCAGTAAAATCAGAACTAGTGAAAGTGGCAAGGAACAAATCCGTAACGCCGTAAAAGATGCTAGCGGTATCGATAAGCAGAGCACGATCAGTGTTGACCTTAGGGggcaacattttaaaaatgatttacttGTAAAGGAGATCCAGTCAGATTTGACATCAAAAAAGAACCACGTTGACAGTGACGATACACAAATGAAGACtctgaaaaaaaagatcacGGAATCACAAATTCCTGTGAGGATGTCATCTGGTCACCCTGATGCCGATCAAGCAAAGAAAGCAGTTGTTAAACAATTGGAAAAGAGTGCGTCACATATACCTACCTTAGCTAAAACGAGAGTTCAGGGTCGCTCAGAACAGTCTAGAGATCCAAGTTCAGGTAACTACAGTGACACTAGTGCAGTGGAAAAGGTTACCACGGTCACCACCAGAGAAAGTTTcaaaggactgaaaacattaCCGGTTTATGTGAGTGTACAAGTAGGAAAACAGGGTGAGAAAGATTTAGCAGGAGGGGCGAATGGATCTTTCAGGAAAATAGTCGGGTCAGAGAGCCGAACGATTTACACGGTCAAACAGAGACAGCCAACGTCCCCTCAGGGTAGCCCAGACGATGACACATTAGAACAGATATCTTTTCTCGATAGCTCTGGGAAAAGTCCCATGACCCCAGAAACACCTAGCTCGGAGGAAGTCAGTTACGATCTCACTTCACGAAACCCTGAATGTTTCATGGCATTCATACCAGGCAGCTCTAGTCCAATAGCTGAAGTCTCAGAAGAATCAGAGGATTCAGAGCAAGACaaagcatttacatttaaagaaCCTGCCCCAGAAAAGCTCCTAGACACCAAGCCGGCCAACAGGAATCAGGATACTGGACAGACAAGTAAAGACAAACGAGTTGCCTACATAGAGtttcctcctccccctcccttGGACACGGATTCATcacaaacagagaaaaaaggGTCCTCTCCTTCCCTAGAGATAGACACTGATATGATGGAGGTCAACCTCCAGGAGGAGCATGATAAGCATCTACTTGCCGAGCCCATAATTAGAGTCCAGCCTCCATCCCCTGTGCCTCCAGGAGCTAATGACAGTGACTCAAGTGAAGATGAATCAGTATTTCAGCCCATTCCTGTTAAGAAATATACCTTTAAAATTGATGAGCAGGACCACGAGAAGGAATCCAAACTGAAAAAACACGACAGAAATGGCAATAATAGAGAACCTGGGATAAATGGTAATGGCAAAGCGGAGGATAATGACTATGAACAAAATGGCAATGATCAGTCCATTACAGACTGCTCAATAGCAACCACTGCCGAGTTCTCTCATGACACAGATGCCACAGAGATTGATTCTCTGGATGGGTATGACTTTCAAGATGAGGACGATGAACATGATGTGAAATCATTTGGATTTTCCAGCGAAAACAGAAAAGACATTTGGGCGTCAGAAAGCATGCTCAGGCCCAGTGACCGTTCTTTCAGCCAAAGTAAACTAGAAGTAATCGAAGAGGAATCACCAACTGAGGAGTACAAAAAGGCGAAACCTAAGAGTGATCCTTCTGTTAAAAAAGCTGAAAATGGAAAAGACAACGAAAAGGACAAAAAGCAATCAAATGAAGAAGGACTGCCTGACACGTACTTCAGCTACAAGCTTGAGGAAGAGTTTAATACTCCATTTAAAACTGTTGCAACAAAAGGCTTGGACTTTGATCCTTGGTCGAGTAAAGGAGGAGATGATGAAGTCGTTGATGCTAGAATTAAAGATGATGAGCCCAAGCCTTTCGGGCTAGCGATAGATGAGAAGTCTCAAGCGACTACGCCTGACACGACTCCTGCAAGAACTCCAACCGATGAAAGCACGCCAACTAGTGAACCTAACCCGTTCCCCTTCCATGAAGGGAAGATGTTTGAGATGACCCGCAGTGGTGCAATTGACATGAGCAAACGGGATTTTGTTGAAGAGAGGCTGCAGTTTTTCCAGATTG GCCCTCAAAGTCCTTGTGAGAGGACAGACCTGCGAATGGCTATAGTGGCCGATCATCTTGGCCTTAGCTGGACTG AGCTGGCCAGGGAAATGGATTTCTCGGTTGATGAGATAAATCACATCCGTGTGGAGAACCCCAACTCGTTGACAGCTCAGAGTTTCATGCTATTAAAGAAATGGGTCAGCAGGGACGGTAAAAATGCCACAA CGGATGCCTTAACTGCAGCACTGACAAAGATCAATCGGATGGATATTGTGACATTGCTGGAAGGGCCAATATTTGATTATG GTTACCACGACATCAGTCTGGAGCTGCAGAGTCCCTCAGATTTGTCCTATGAACCCCCGACCCCTCTCCGCCTCGACGATTTCTTTAGTGAGGATGGTAGTGTAGTCTCTCCCAGTAGAACCCTCattagacccagtgaactgtccTTGGCGACCACCTCCAGGGATGCACTCTCCCCAAACGCAGCACCCCCTACTGTGGTAGCTGAGGATTCCTCAATAGGAGGCAGAGGGTCTTGTAGTCGAGGAGGGGGCTCGACTGAAGATGACCTGGAGGTCCATGACAGTGACGAGGTGTCTAGACATCCGGAAGTGTTCGCAGAGAGCGCTCTCCGAGAGCAAGAGGTTCCTCCCAATGGAGCTTGTGGGGCTAGAAAATGTGGCAGGTCTGGTTTTgaagaggacgaggaggaagagATGACACAGGAAAAGTCTCCTTTTAAGGGCATTATCTTGGAGGAAGGGTCAGAGAATGAGGAGATATCCAGAGAAAGAGTGCAGGCAAATCTCTCACAAGTGcaaaagacagacaaagagatgTCTTCGATTGCAGGGTTGCAAGAAGGGGCATCCAGTGTGAGCAAGGAGATCTCTTCTTCAGTTCTGCACACGGATACACAAATGCAGCAAGAGAGGAG CCAAAAGCCAACATCCACTCCACCTGTGCTGCAAGCTGAGAAACAGAACGGGGAACATCCAGAGCTCCAAGCCGGGTCACTCCTTGAGGCCCAAGAACCACCCAGAAAGATGAAGGGCAAAGGCAGCAGGGACTCTGAGAAAATGGATAGGATCACCCCAGATGACACCACCGCTGGGCCAAGCACCATGGACCAGGAGACGGCAGAGCCTAAAGCTAAG CAGGGAGCAGATAGAGACAATGAGTCCAGTTCTGATGAGGAACACACAGTCACCACCAGGGTGTATCGGCGGAGGGTGATTCTGAAG GGTGATCAGGCCAAAAACATTCCTGGTGAGTCAGTCACAGAGGAGCAGTTCACAGATGAAGAGGGAAACATTGTCACCAGAAAA GTCATCCGGAAAGTGGTGCGTCGAGTGCCTGGAAAAGATGAGaaagggaagaagaagagaggcAGGCGCTCCAGACAGGCCGCTAGGGCAGATCGTCCTGCtgaagagggagaggaggaagaggtgcCCTCTATGAGCGCTGAGTGCCTTAGTGAAAACTCTGAG GTCGGAGAGGGAGACAAGAAGAAAGAAGGGCGACAAAGAGGGAAAAAGGGTCAATCGTAA